A genomic window from Yoonia rosea includes:
- a CDS encoding phosphatase PAP2 family protein — protein sequence MDIHDILAQHKFTVTATGLQLNASATQAVANPDGGATAGGSLSLLVLNRNRNRNRNRNRNRNRNRNRNRALDVVAGSGMQEPWKEREKLYAALDQWADLPIPLPPNTAQLRRQAVDLLAKQVLLRTPREAHREHEIMREASIELSGYLRPLGIEDIGGYEATETLFYLILSLTDEIGLRYKDRYNVLRPNQIEPRLRPLLPNPPHQSYPSNHSFQSFSVAFLFSRLLPEHPASSELFVSARRIAENREWAGLHYAADTNAGYQLARMVAPILEKVCEKQMLAAQAEWI from the coding sequence TTGGACATCCACGACATTCTTGCGCAACACAAGTTTACAGTCACTGCGACTGGATTGCAGCTGAACGCATCAGCAACACAAGCTGTCGCCAATCCAGATGGTGGTGCCACTGCGGGTGGTTCGCTGTCGTTGCTGGTCCTCAACAGGAACCGGAACCGCAATCGCAATCGCAACAGAAATCGGAACCGCAACAGGAACCGCAATCGCGCGCTGGATGTGGTTGCAGGATCCGGCATGCAAGAGCCCTGGAAGGAACGCGAGAAACTCTACGCCGCGCTAGATCAATGGGCGGATCTGCCCATTCCACTGCCGCCAAACACAGCCCAGTTGCGCCGGCAAGCCGTTGATCTGCTTGCAAAACAAGTATTGTTGCGCACGCCACGCGAAGCACACCGCGAACATGAAATCATGCGTGAGGCATCAATAGAGCTATCAGGTTATCTGCGTCCGCTTGGTATCGAAGATATCGGCGGCTATGAGGCGACAGAGACCTTGTTCTATCTGATCCTGTCACTGACCGATGAAATCGGGCTGCGCTATAAGGACCGCTATAATGTTCTGCGCCCGAACCAGATTGAGCCACGCCTGCGCCCCCTGTTGCCGAACCCGCCACATCAATCCTACCCCTCCAACCATTCATTTCAGTCGTTCTCGGTCGCGTTTTTGTTTTCGCGATTGCTGCCTGAACATCCTGCCAGCTCGGAGCTTTTTGTCAGCGCGCGCAGGATTGCTGAGAACCGCGAATGGGCGGGCCTGCATTATGCCGCGGATACGAATGCGGGATACCAGTTGGCGCGGATGGTTGCCCCAATTCTTGAAAAGGTCTGCGAAAAACAGATGCTCGCAGCGCAAGCAGAGTGGATTTGA
- a CDS encoding tetratricopeptide repeat protein — MHGFQMAEHNQIVARLFLIGPLELTDASGTSYTPRSKKACALFALLALAPRCQRTRVWLRDKLWSESSEGKSATSLRQIIFEQRRDLGPIFDAIIEVDRHSIKLRREALWIDYHAVMENPSELAALSLSPEADLLEGMDIQDEEFEDWLLLERQNWRDNAERLFERAAQTPVQHPPAKAQAHHSLAIAPLPAARISFGVLPNIQQGCDETTAHVADHLLEGIIKNLRELHPVDVYDLRDATGPSDGLIGASNTDHFIRVRALQVRQSLTLTFFLYTAANMSIEWSQSIQTTVDEALDWTNYVLSGFITQNVDRVSRSIERKPTDRAAQGQEPMIAGYTALNMMFRLDEGALQNAEYLLSRDQTGQNEALFAALRTYAASFKIGENLGTLNQETFGDTDKLVRDALNDNPFNAISLACLGHVTGYVFRNHDLARDLLERALRLNQNQAFVWDHYALNRLYAADYETAQKAAERAVYLGSYSPLSYSYDTTLAMTSTMLGQHQKAIHASRNALGKQPKFKAAMRYLLVNLAQTGRHDEATRIYNELLVHDPDFADIEVQKERFRISQKDKETNFIEAIKRFT; from the coding sequence TTTTCTCATTGGTCCGCTTGAGCTGACCGATGCGTCTGGCACGTCTTACACACCGCGCAGCAAGAAAGCCTGCGCGTTGTTTGCGCTGCTTGCACTTGCGCCGCGGTGTCAGCGCACACGCGTGTGGCTGCGCGACAAGCTATGGAGCGAAAGTTCCGAGGGAAAATCTGCCACTAGCCTGCGTCAGATCATTTTTGAACAGCGCCGTGATCTCGGCCCGATTTTTGACGCCATCATTGAAGTCGACCGCCATTCTATCAAGCTGCGTCGCGAAGCACTTTGGATTGACTATCATGCCGTCATGGAAAACCCGTCTGAATTGGCGGCCTTATCCCTGTCACCAGAAGCCGACCTTCTGGAAGGGATGGATATTCAGGATGAGGAATTCGAAGACTGGCTCTTGCTCGAACGCCAAAACTGGCGTGACAATGCCGAACGGCTGTTCGAGCGTGCGGCCCAAACACCCGTGCAGCACCCCCCCGCCAAAGCGCAAGCGCATCATAGCCTTGCGATTGCACCCTTGCCTGCTGCGCGTATTTCATTTGGGGTGCTGCCCAACATCCAGCAAGGCTGTGATGAAACCACCGCCCATGTCGCCGATCATTTGCTGGAAGGCATCATCAAAAACCTGCGCGAATTGCATCCTGTTGATGTCTACGATTTGCGCGATGCGACAGGCCCGTCGGATGGTTTGATCGGGGCAAGCAATACGGATCATTTCATCCGTGTGCGCGCGCTGCAGGTGCGCCAATCCCTGACTTTGACGTTCTTTCTTTATACCGCTGCCAACATGTCGATCGAATGGAGCCAGTCAATCCAGACCACCGTGGATGAGGCGCTAGATTGGACCAATTATGTCTTGTCGGGTTTCATAACGCAAAATGTGGACCGTGTTTCACGTAGCATTGAACGCAAACCAACCGACCGGGCAGCACAAGGCCAAGAGCCAATGATCGCCGGTTATACCGCACTGAATATGATGTTTCGCCTTGATGAGGGGGCACTACAGAACGCAGAGTATCTTTTGTCCCGAGATCAGACCGGCCAAAATGAAGCCCTGTTTGCGGCGCTGCGCACCTATGCCGCCAGCTTCAAAATCGGAGAAAACCTTGGCACGCTGAACCAAGAGACCTTTGGGGATACTGACAAACTTGTCCGCGATGCGTTGAACGATAACCCATTTAACGCCATCTCTCTGGCGTGTTTGGGCCATGTCACAGGCTATGTGTTCCGCAACCATGATCTGGCGCGTGATTTGCTCGAACGCGCGTTGCGGCTCAATCAAAACCAGGCCTTTGTCTGGGATCACTACGCACTGAACCGGCTTTATGCAGCGGACTATGAGACGGCGCAAAAAGCGGCCGAACGCGCGGTTTACTTGGGCAGCTACAGCCCGCTCAGCTATAGCTACGACACCACATTGGCGATGACTTCGACGATGCTGGGCCAACATCAAAAGGCGATCCATGCCAGTCGCAACGCCTTGGGCAAGCAGCCAAAATTTAAGGCCGCGATGCGCTATCTCTTGGTCAATCTGGCACAAACTGGCCGCCATGACGAAGCGACGCGCATCTACAATGAGCTCCTGGTGCACGATCCGGACTTTGCAGACATCGAAGTGCAAAAAGAGCGCTTTCGCATTTCCCAAAAAGACAAAGAAACAAACTTTATTGAGGCGATCAAACGCTTCACCTAA